The stretch of DNA CATCGAGATATTCAAAAACCATTGGTCGCAGTTCTGTGGTCGGCACCTGCCAAAGGACAAGTTTGGTCTAGAATTAACCGACCAGTTACGTGGCGCCGCGATTAAGCCGTTGATTGATTTTGAACGAAACCGAGCGGGAACGGACATCATTGCATTGCTAAAAAACCACGGGCTTCGCCCCTCGTAGGGCAAATCCCGGTGCGGATTCCTGCGATCCGGAACGACTACAATTTGTGCCATTCAGCGGTTAGACTAACAGAAGTGTTCCGTTGCGCTGGTCGTCCCTCTGAGAGTACGACCTCATTTGTGGCTAGCAAATTCGGCATGATGTCCCAATGAGCAAATACGACTTTAATAACGCCGAAACATACGCTATTTGGTTACTTCACGACAAACGCTGCTGGATTTGTTTAGAACCATTGCGACTTGGTGAATGCTCGGTTGACCACGTCATCCCAGAATCGCTCCTCGACTCCGTCGACGACCTCGCAAATGTCCTGCAACAGTATGGGCTGCCGAACGATTTCCGGATTAACTGGTTTGGAAACTGGCTTCCAAGCCATGTGCGTTGTAATCAAACCAAATCCAACAAGATCTTCGAATACGTTCCTGGCCTCAAACTGATACTGGATCGCCTTGCTAAGAAAGCTGAAGCAGTTGCGAAATCGGCTCGATCTATCTCAGCCAACGTCGAAAAAGACAAAGTGTTTGCCAAAGTATTTGTTGCACTTGAAAAAGAGACAATTTCACTGGACGACCTGCAAGAAGTCTTCTGTGAATTGCGCCACATTGATGACGTGGATACCGTTGTTCTCGAAGAGGAAATTAGTATCCATTTCGATCCAGATCGCTGGACCATTGCGAGCGAAGGTTCCGGATACGTTGTTGTTACCGATGGAAGATTAGGAGGGATTGTTCCGTCTGGACCGTCACCACACATTTCATGGATGTGCCCAACCTGTAGAAGCTACGGCCCATGGAATGGAGTAAGATGCATGTCGTGCGGTCACATGAGTGATCCGCACGGTTGACAGCCAGATCTTCGGCCATTGTATTGTCCGTTTGTAAAACTCTGGCGGTGAAAGTCCAACCTGTGGTATACTGTCAACATGACTCCTCGCATCAACGACGAAATCAATCAGGCACTCAGCGAACACCATGGATTCGTTCAGGCCGAAGGGCCGGACGGCAAGGTGATTGTGATGTCTATGCAGGTCTATCGCGAAATGATGGGCGTCGGCTCCGATGAGGAAATGGCCGACTCACTTCGGGCGATCGACGAAGCGATGGCCGATATCGAAGCCGGCCACACCGTGCCGATGGAGCAGGTTTTCTTGGAACTCGACGAGAAATATGGCGTACACGGTTGAGTTCTCCGCCCGTGCCCGTCGCGACATCGACGAGATCGTCGCTTATATCCAGGCCGATTCTCCCCGCGACGCGACCCGCTGGCGGCAGAAGCTGCAAGAGAGAATGAATGCTCTTCGCACGATGCCCGAGGCGTGCGGTTTGGCTCCTGAGAACGACGAGTCGCCGCACAACGTGCGGCAACTGTTGCACGGCCACTATCGCGTGCTGTTCACGATCCGTGAGCAGCGGGTGTTTGTTCTGACAATCCGCCATGGCGCACGGCGATTTATGAAGGCTGCTGAATTCGACGCGATCAAGTGAGAGGACGTCGATTCGCTCTCGTCTGCAAATTCGCGAGACTCAAAGGAATAGAGTTTAGAACACACGGCAAGCCGTCTCGTTTGCCAGAAGTTTGCGGAGAGGGTAGTCTCCGATCCTTTGTCTGAGAAACTCCTCAACTTACTTCGGCAGCACCATGTAGAACGTTTGATCGCAGACGCCGAGCTCATCCGCGACTGGCCGGATTCCGCAGAGAGGATTGATGCGGCCCGCCGTCACATTCGACAGGCGATGTATCTGCGGACTCTCGGAAAAGGGGACCACCAGAGACCGCAGATCAACGTCCACACGTCGATCACCGAAGAAGAGCTT from Symmachiella dynata encodes:
- a CDS encoding HNH endonuclease; amino-acid sequence: MSKYDFNNAETYAIWLLHDKRCWICLEPLRLGECSVDHVIPESLLDSVDDLANVLQQYGLPNDFRINWFGNWLPSHVRCNQTKSNKIFEYVPGLKLILDRLAKKAEAVAKSARSISANVEKDKVFAKVFVALEKETISLDDLQEVFCELRHIDDVDTVVLEEEISIHFDPDRWTIASEGSGYVVVTDGRLGGIVPSGPSPHISWMCPTCRSYGPWNGVRCMSCGHMSDPHG
- a CDS encoding type II toxin-antitoxin system RelE/ParE family toxin, which gives rise to MAYTVEFSARARRDIDEIVAYIQADSPRDATRWRQKLQERMNALRTMPEACGLAPENDESPHNVRQLLHGHYRVLFTIREQRVFVLTIRHGARRFMKAAEFDAIK